Genomic segment of Saprospira sp. CCB-QB6:
GCCATTAAAGATGGGAAAGTGGTATCTTTTGGTAATCGCTTAGAAGCAAATTTATCGGCTAGAGTGAATGGCAGTCAAGCCAGTATCAATCCACTTCAAGCCATTGCTAAGGCTGCAGAGCAGTTGGACCTTCCTTATACTACTGCAGCTAGAGCTCTGGAGCCCGTGAATAATCAGCATTTTATTTTTTCTGCTCCTGCTTTGTCAATAGAGCCAATTCCGGTTAAGCTGAGTTATTTCCCGACCCAAGCTGGGGATATCCGCTTAGTTTGGGATCTAGAAATTTATCAATTGGATGCCGCACACTGGTGGTCTATTCGCTTAGATGCCCAAACTGGAGAAATCCTAGATCAAGTAGATTGGGTAATTAGTTGTAATTTTGGGACCTGTGGACACAACCATCAGCCAAAGCAAACCTTTTGGCCTAAATTGCCAGCTCCCGCTGCGCCAGAAATGGCCCCACCTCCCGCCACAGACCAATATCGCGTATTTCAGCTTCCTGTAGAAAGCCCCAGCCATGGTCCCCGCAGTTTGCATATTGGTCCTTTTGATGCCCTAGCCTCGCCCTTTGGCTGGCATGATGATAATGGGGCGGCAGGAGCCGAGTATACAATTACTCGTGGAAATAATGTTTATGCCTATGAGGACCGAGATGCTGACAACCTTCCTGGCTATTCTCCCGATGGTGGAGCCAGCCTGAACTTTGATTTTCCGCTTAATCAACAGCAAGTGGCCTCGAATTATGAAGATGCGGCTATTACCAATACCTTCTATATGTCGAACATCATTCATGATGTACTCTACCAATATGGTTTTGATGAAGCTAGCGGAAACTTTCAAGAAAATAATTACGGCCGTGGTGGGGCAGCAGGCGATGGCGTAAATGCCGAGGCCCAAGATGGTAGCGGAAAAAATAATGCAAATTTTGCTACCCCCGCAGATGGAGGTAATCCACGTATGCAGATGTATTTATGGGACAATACCGGCGCCCCCTATCTGACCGTCAATAGTCCCACAGCTATTTCGGGCATTTATCAGGCTCCTCAATCTAATTATGGTGGAGCAGCTGTACCCACTACGCCACTAACGGCAGATTTGGCTTTGGTGGATGATGCCACTGCTCCAGATGTAAGTGATGCCTGCGAACCAATTGTAAATACCGTTGATATCAGCGGAAAAATTGCAGTCCTTTATCGCGGAACCTGCGCATTTACCGTAAAAGTACAAGAGGCCCAAAATGCAGGAGCTGTTGCTGCTATTGTAATCAATAATCAGCCTGGTGCACCTATCGTTATGGGCGGTGGCCCCGCTCCAGGGATCACGATTCCCGCAGTGATGGTCTCTGATGTAGACGGCGCCCGAATTATCAACGAAATGAGCTCTGGTACCGTGAATGCTACGCTCCAAGATCAAGGCCTTTTTGACATTGATGGCGATTTTGATAATGGGATTATCATTCACGAATATGGACATGGTGTTTCTACCCGCCTAACTGGTGGACCAAGCAACTCTAATTGTTTGAGCAACTCGGAACAAATGGGCGAAGGCTGGTCAGACTGGTATGCCCTGATGATGACGATCGAAACAGGAGACCTTGGCCCCGATGCCCGTGGAATCGGTACCTTTGCCATTAGCGAGGGAACCAATGGCAATGGCATCCGCCCCACTCCTTATAGTACAGATATGGCAGTTAATCCCTCGACTTATGCCACCTCTAACAGCTCTGTGGTGCCCCATGGTGTGGGCTATGTTTGGTGTACGATGCTTTGGGACCTTAGCTGGGCTTTTATTGATCGCTATGGCTATGATGCAGACCTCTACAATGGAACAGCAGGAAACAACATGGCTATGGATTTAATTACTCTGGGCCTTAAATTACAAGCCTGTAACCCCGGTTTTGTCGATGGCCGAGATGCCATTTTACAAGCCGATCAACAGCTCTATGGAGGGGCCAATGAATGTTTGATTTGGGAGGTGTTCGCTAATCGAGGACTAGGCTTTAGTGCCGATCAAGGGAGCTCAGGCAGCGCCACAGACCAAACCGAAGCTTTTGATCTTCCCACAGCCTGTATCAATGTGCAACCCGAAATTTACTTTTCTCAGGAGACCAATCTAGTGACGGAAGAAACAAATTGTAACTTCCAAGAATATACAATCGACCTGAATATTTCTTTGCCCCCTTCTGATCCAGCTACGGTAACTTTTGTTCCCTCGGGTACAGCAACAGCTAGCGCAGATTTTACAATCAGCCCCACTTCAGTTACTTTTCCTGCTGGTACCTATTCTACCCAAACGCTAACGATTAGAGTGTTTAATGATGGAGAGATAGAAGGCGATGAACAACTAACTATTGATTTGAGTATTTCGACTGTAGGCGATGCCGTAATCACAACGAATGATAACCGCCGCCATATTCTAACTATTGTCGATGAAGATTTGGCCCCCGCTGCTAGCCGGACGGTTGTTATTCTTGATACAGATTTCGAATCTGGCGCAGCCGGCTATGCGGTCTCTTCTAATGAAGCGGCTTCTTTTTATCTGGGCTCTGCCGCAGATTTCCCAATTGGGGACTGGACTGTGGAAAGTACCAATGCCTCTACTTTTGCCTTTACCGTGGATCAAGATGCTTATGAGGGCGATCGAAGCCAAGATTATATCATTACGCCTTCTTTCTCGCTTCAAGGGATGAATAGCTGCCAATTGACTTTTGATCACGCTTTCTCTGATGTAACGAGAACTGGAGGTGGAGCCTTTGACGAATCCGCTCAGGTCCTGATTTCTATAGATGGCGGAAATAATTTTACCCCCATTGCCAATATTACCAATACCAGCGTCAATACTACTGCTCGCCAATATACGACCCCTTGGGTGACCGGCCAAACTGTGAATCTAGACGCTTATGTGGGCCAAACTGATGTGATGCTCGCCTTTGGCTATAATGATGGCGGAAGTACTTTGGCCGATGCTTACGGCTTTTGCATAGATAATATCTACATTGAAGCAGGAGCAATTACCAATATTCAACAGGATGTTAATAGCCCCGCCCCAAGAACTTCTCCTTTGGGCAATAACCAAACGGTCCATTTCTATGATCCCTCAACGAATAATATCATGGGAACCCTAGAAAATGCCATGGCCTGGGATTATGGCTGTACGCAAATGGAGGTAGACCGAGATGCAAGCTCTGCCGCAGCAACTACGGTCAATTTCCTAGATGCCGATCCCGCCAACGCCCTTATGGCCAAAACTTTCTACATTACACCCACTAGCAATAATGCCGCAGGTAGCTATAATGCAACTTTCTACTTCCTAGAAAGCGAAATTGCCGCCTGGGAAGCCGCTACCGGCAAAAACCGAAGCTTGCTCAAAGTGGTTAAGGTGGCCAATGCCCCCATCAATGATGTCAATTCGACAAATTATAATGGCTATACCATCGAATTGGCCCCCGCTACTCTAGGCAGCTTTGGTGCCAATGGCGTGACGCTTAGCGCTACCTTTAATACTGGTTTTTCGGGCTTTGGCTTTGGCGATCCCGATATGACGGTCCTAGCTGTGGAACTCCTTGAGTTTACCGCCGAGGCCGAAACCGCAGAACGCATCCGCATCAATTGGAGCACCGCCGAAGAAATCAATGCCGACTATTTTATGGTCCAAAAATCAACCGATGGACTGCAGTTCGAAGATTTGGAACGACAAGAGGCCTTAGGCAGCCATTCTACATACAAAATCTATGATCGACATCCCGCAACAGGCTACAATTATTACCGCCTCAAGCAGTTCGACCAAGATGGCAGCAGCGAAACTTCTGTGATTCGCGTGGTGGATATGCAAGCGCCTAAATTGGAGGTGAATCTTAGCCCCAATCCCGCTCAAGATCAACTTTATGTGGATCTACAAGCAAATTTGGACCAAGAGGTTCGCCTAGAGATTTATGACGCTATCGGCCAAAAAGTAGGCGAAACCGAACAAAAAGTTTTGTTCAAAGGCCAAAATCGCCTAACTATCCCTATTGCCGATTTGCCCGCAGCCGTTTATATGCTGCAAATCCGCAATGCCGCTGGCCAACTTAATAGCTACCGCTTTGTGAAGGACTAGTGATTAACCCGCCTCCAATTTAAATGCTCCCTTTCTGTTTTGCAGGAAGGGAGTATTTTTTTGGGGCCTGCCGCCTTCGGCGGCCGGGCTGTCCACTGGCTCGCTGCTCGCTCGGCCCTGCGCCGCCTTCGGCGGCTGGGTCTGGCCCTTCGGGCCACCAGTTCCCATCCCTAGGCCGACGGCCCTTCGGGCCTTTTTACTGTAGGTTGAAACCTACAGTAATAATGGTATTGCTTCGCAATGCTCTATAAATGAGGGCTAAACCCCTCATTAAATTAACGACCAACGGCCCAGCGCTGCGGAGGGGTGGCCGCAGGCCAGACCGAGCGGGCAAAGCCCGCGAAGGGCCGAACAGTCTTGTGAGCCCCGCAGCATAGCGGCGGCCGACCTAGCCAAAGGCTAGCCGGCCGCGGGCCCCAAATCCATAAAAAAAGCCCAGTCCTGAAACAGAACTGGGCCATATAATTTTAAGTCATTTTTGCTTAGCGAAGCGAATCTACCTCAGCTTTTAGGGCCTTGATATACTGCTCATTTTGCATAGGGACCAAAGGCAAACGCAACTCATTTTCCATAATGCCAATGGCATTGAGCACCCATTTGATGCCAGCGGGATTGCCCTCTACAAAGAGCAAGTCAACCAATTGGCTGAGGGTGTAATGTAAAGCGCGGGCCTCCCGAAACTCATCTTCTAGACCGTGACGGA
This window contains:
- a CDS encoding T9SS-dependent M36 family metallopeptidase, with amino-acid sequence MRIFTSTVFFFALFFSQTLFAQLNKSLIQSFLEEKREALGLEVTDIQSWRVQDEYETKKLGLTHVHIQQTQNGIPIYNAVANLAIKDGKVVSFGNRLEANLSARVNGSQASINPLQAIAKAAEQLDLPYTTAARALEPVNNQHFIFSAPALSIEPIPVKLSYFPTQAGDIRLVWDLEIYQLDAAHWWSIRLDAQTGEILDQVDWVISCNFGTCGHNHQPKQTFWPKLPAPAAPEMAPPPATDQYRVFQLPVESPSHGPRSLHIGPFDALASPFGWHDDNGAAGAEYTITRGNNVYAYEDRDADNLPGYSPDGGASLNFDFPLNQQQVASNYEDAAITNTFYMSNIIHDVLYQYGFDEASGNFQENNYGRGGAAGDGVNAEAQDGSGKNNANFATPADGGNPRMQMYLWDNTGAPYLTVNSPTAISGIYQAPQSNYGGAAVPTTPLTADLALVDDATAPDVSDACEPIVNTVDISGKIAVLYRGTCAFTVKVQEAQNAGAVAAIVINNQPGAPIVMGGGPAPGITIPAVMVSDVDGARIINEMSSGTVNATLQDQGLFDIDGDFDNGIIIHEYGHGVSTRLTGGPSNSNCLSNSEQMGEGWSDWYALMMTIETGDLGPDARGIGTFAISEGTNGNGIRPTPYSTDMAVNPSTYATSNSSVVPHGVGYVWCTMLWDLSWAFIDRYGYDADLYNGTAGNNMAMDLITLGLKLQACNPGFVDGRDAILQADQQLYGGANECLIWEVFANRGLGFSADQGSSGSATDQTEAFDLPTACINVQPEIYFSQETNLVTEETNCNFQEYTIDLNISLPPSDPATVTFVPSGTATASADFTISPTSVTFPAGTYSTQTLTIRVFNDGEIEGDEQLTIDLSISTVGDAVITTNDNRRHILTIVDEDLAPAASRTVVILDTDFESGAAGYAVSSNEAASFYLGSAADFPIGDWTVESTNASTFAFTVDQDAYEGDRSQDYIITPSFSLQGMNSCQLTFDHAFSDVTRTGGGAFDESAQVLISIDGGNNFTPIANITNTSVNTTARQYTTPWVTGQTVNLDAYVGQTDVMLAFGYNDGGSTLADAYGFCIDNIYIEAGAITNIQQDVNSPAPRTSPLGNNQTVHFYDPSTNNIMGTLENAMAWDYGCTQMEVDRDASSAAATTVNFLDADPANALMAKTFYITPTSNNAAGSYNATFYFLESEIAAWEAATGKNRSLLKVVKVANAPINDVNSTNYNGYTIELAPATLGSFGANGVTLSATFNTGFSGFGFGDPDMTVLAVELLEFTAEAETAERIRINWSTAEEINADYFMVQKSTDGLQFEDLERQEALGSHSTYKIYDRHPATGYNYYRLKQFDQDGSSETSVIRVVDMQAPKLEVNLSPNPAQDQLYVDLQANLDQEVRLEIYDAIGQKVGETEQKVLFKGQNRLTIPIADLPAAVYMLQIRNAAGQLNSYRFVKD